In Anaerotignum faecicola, a genomic segment contains:
- the coaBC gene encoding bifunctional phosphopantothenoylcysteine decarboxylase/phosphopantothenate--cysteine ligase CoaBC — MLKGKTVVLGVTGSIAAYKMANVASMLVKLHADVHVIMTENACQFITPVTFETLTGNKCMVDTFDRNFQFHVAHISIAKKADVLLVAPASANVIGKLANGIADDMLTTTAMACTCQKIVAPAMNTNMYHNPILQDNLKKLEGYGFTVIAPEKGLLACRDIGDGKMPSEDVLVGHILREIAHEKDLAGMKVIVTAGPTQESVDPVRYITNHSTGKMGYELAKAAMLRGAEVTLVSGVTNLEPPMFVDYVQVKSAGDMFEAMKSRFLDNDIIIKAAAVADYKPKSYSDEKTKKKDGEMSIELDRTQDILKYLGEHRREGQFYCGFSMETQNMLENSRVKLDKKNIDMVVANNLKIAGSGFGTDTNVVTMISKEEEIQLELLSKAEVAHKILDEILKLKAIKG; from the coding sequence ATGTTAAAAGGGAAAACTGTTGTTCTGGGTGTAACAGGCAGCATCGCTGCGTATAAAATGGCAAATGTGGCAAGCATGCTCGTGAAGCTGCATGCGGATGTGCATGTGATCATGACGGAAAATGCCTGCCAGTTTATTACGCCTGTTACCTTTGAAACACTGACCGGCAATAAATGTATGGTAGATACCTTCGACCGCAATTTCCAGTTCCATGTGGCGCATATTTCCATCGCGAAAAAGGCGGATGTGCTTCTGGTTGCGCCTGCTTCCGCAAATGTGATTGGCAAGCTGGCAAACGGCATTGCGGATGATATGCTGACCACAACGGCTATGGCCTGCACCTGTCAAAAAATCGTTGCGCCTGCCATGAATACCAATATGTATCATAACCCCATTTTGCAGGATAATCTGAAAAAGCTGGAGGGCTATGGCTTTACAGTGATTGCGCCCGAAAAGGGACTGCTTGCCTGTCGGGATATCGGGGATGGAAAAATGCCCTCCGAGGACGTTCTGGTGGGGCATATCCTGCGTGAAATCGCGCATGAAAAAGACCTTGCCGGCATGAAGGTGATTGTCACCGCAGGGCCGACACAGGAAAGCGTAGACCCTGTGCGTTATATTACAAACCACTCCACAGGAAAAATGGGCTATGAGCTGGCGAAGGCGGCAATGCTGCGCGGCGCGGAGGTAACACTTGTCAGCGGTGTGACAAATCTGGAGCCCCCTATGTTTGTGGATTATGTGCAGGTAAAGAGCGCAGGGGATATGTTTGAGGCAATGAAGTCTCGTTTTCTGGATAATGATATCATCATCAAGGCGGCGGCGGTTGCGGATTATAAGCCCAAAAGCTACAGTGATGAAAAAACAAAGAAAAAGGACGGCGAAATGTCCATCGAATTGGACAGAACACAGGATATTCTGAAATATCTGGGCGAGCATCGCAGAGAAGGTCAGTTCTACTGCGGCTTCTCCATGGAAACCCAGAATATGCTGGAAAATTCCCGCGTGAAGCTGGATAAGAAGAATATTGATATGGTGGTTGCCAATAACCTTAAGATTGCAGGCAGTGGTTTCGGTACGGATACGAATGTGGTAACGATGATTTCCAAGGAGGAGGAAATTCAGCTGGAGCTTCTGAGCAAGGCTGAGGTTGCACATAAGATTCTGGATGAAATTTTGAAATTGAAGGCAATAAAGGGCTGA